A stretch of the Flavobacterium sp. 9R genome encodes the following:
- a CDS encoding thiamine pyrophosphate-dependent enzyme: MVKEQHNTTLTFEDFKTEVINDYKLAITSRECSLLGRKEVLTGKAKFGIFGDGKEVPQLAMAKAFQNGDFRSGYYRDQTFMMAIGELTPVQFFAGLYGHTDLNHDPMSAGRQMGGHFVTHSLNEDGSWKNLTQQKNSSADISPTAGQMPRLLGLAQASKIYRNIPEISNASNFSKNGNEIAWGTIGNASTSEGLFFETINAAGVLQVPMVMSVWDDEYGISVHAKYQTTKENISEILKGYQRDEKNNGYEIFRVKGWDYAELIATYEKAAAIAREEHVPVLIHVQQLTQPQGHSTSGSHERYKNSDRLAWEKEYDCLRQMRLWMIAINIASPEELDVIDAEAKKEVLEAKKEAWNNFIQPIINEQKELINLLEQLAPSSINKDFIVKHIADLKAIKNPLKKEILIAARKSLRLLINQKGHTELAQWISAYINKTQPKFSSNLHSESKFNVQSVEKIAPTYNENASADTDGRMILRDNFDALFNKYPEVLIFGEDAGTIGDVNQGLEGMQEKYGELRVADTGIREATILGQGIGMALRGLRPIAEIQYLDYLLYAIQIMSDDLATLQYRTVGKQKAPLIVRTRGHRLEGIWHSGSPMGMIINAVRGMHVLVPRNMTQAAGFYNSLLECDEPALVIECLNGYRLKEVAPTNYGEFKTPIGVVETLKEGTDITLVSYGSTLRLVQQAANELLEVGINCEVIDVQSLLPFDLNHDIVKSLAKTNRLLVIDEDVPGGASAYLLQQITEIQDGYKYLDSKPETLTAKAHRPAYGTDGDYFSKPSAEDIFEKVYSMMHESNPAKFPSLY, translated from the coding sequence ATGGTAAAAGAACAACACAACACTACTTTAACTTTTGAAGATTTTAAAACAGAAGTTATAAACGATTACAAATTAGCCATTACCAGTCGCGAATGTAGCCTTTTAGGACGTAAAGAAGTACTTACCGGGAAAGCTAAGTTTGGTATTTTTGGTGATGGTAAGGAAGTACCACAATTAGCAATGGCTAAGGCTTTTCAAAACGGAGATTTCCGTTCAGGTTATTACAGAGACCAAACTTTCATGATGGCTATAGGCGAATTAACTCCGGTTCAATTTTTTGCTGGATTATACGGTCATACAGACTTGAACCACGACCCTATGTCGGCAGGAAGACAAATGGGAGGCCATTTTGTTACACACAGTCTGAACGAGGATGGTAGCTGGAAGAACCTAACACAACAAAAAAATTCAAGTGCCGATATTTCACCAACAGCAGGGCAAATGCCAAGACTGTTAGGATTAGCACAAGCTTCAAAAATATACAGAAACATACCTGAGATAAGTAACGCTTCTAATTTTTCTAAAAACGGAAACGAAATTGCTTGGGGAACAATTGGTAATGCAAGTACCTCTGAAGGTTTGTTTTTTGAAACCATCAATGCTGCTGGAGTACTACAAGTTCCTATGGTAATGAGTGTTTGGGATGACGAATATGGAATTTCTGTCCACGCCAAATACCAAACTACAAAAGAAAACATTTCGGAAATTCTAAAAGGGTACCAAAGAGACGAAAAAAATAACGGTTACGAAATTTTTAGAGTAAAAGGCTGGGACTATGCAGAATTGATTGCTACTTACGAAAAAGCAGCAGCTATAGCACGCGAAGAGCACGTTCCTGTTTTAATCCACGTACAACAACTTACACAACCTCAAGGTCATTCTACATCAGGCTCTCATGAACGCTATAAAAACAGCGACAGATTGGCTTGGGAAAAAGAATATGACTGTTTACGTCAAATGCGTTTATGGATGATTGCAATTAATATTGCTTCTCCAGAAGAATTAGACGTGATTGATGCAGAAGCAAAAAAAGAGGTTTTAGAAGCCAAAAAAGAAGCTTGGAATAACTTCATTCAACCAATAATTAATGAACAAAAAGAGCTAATTAATTTATTAGAACAATTAGCACCTTCAAGCATCAATAAAGATTTTATCGTAAAACATATTGCTGATTTAAAAGCCATTAAAAACCCATTAAAAAAGGAAATTTTAATTGCAGCTAGAAAATCATTGCGATTGCTAATCAATCAAAAAGGACACACTGAATTAGCTCAATGGATATCAGCTTACATCAATAAAACGCAACCAAAATTCAGTAGCAATCTTCACTCTGAATCAAAATTCAATGTTCAATCAGTAGAAAAAATAGCGCCAACGTATAACGAAAATGCGTCTGCTGATACTGACGGAAGAATGATTTTACGTGACAACTTTGACGCTCTTTTCAACAAATATCCTGAAGTTTTAATTTTTGGAGAAGATGCCGGGACTATTGGTGATGTAAACCAAGGATTGGAAGGTATGCAAGAAAAATATGGAGAATTACGTGTTGCCGATACAGGTATTCGTGAAGCTACCATACTTGGCCAAGGGATTGGTATGGCGTTAAGAGGATTACGTCCTATCGCAGAAATTCAATACTTAGATTACTTATTGTATGCTATTCAAATCATGAGTGATGACTTGGCTACATTGCAATACCGTACCGTTGGAAAACAGAAAGCACCACTTATTGTTCGTACTCGTGGTCATCGTTTAGAAGGAATTTGGCATTCTGGCTCTCCAATGGGAATGATTATCAATGCTGTTAGAGGAATGCATGTATTGGTTCCTAGAAATATGACACAAGCTGCTGGATTTTACAACTCACTCTTAGAATGTGACGAACCGGCTTTAGTGATTGAATGCTTAAATGGTTACCGCTTGAAAGAAGTAGCTCCAACTAATTATGGTGAATTCAAAACACCAATTGGAGTTGTTGAAACACTGAAAGAAGGAACAGACATCACTTTGGTATCTTACGGTTCAACTTTGCGTTTGGTACAACAAGCCGCTAACGAACTTTTAGAAGTGGGAATCAATTGCGAAGTTATCGATGTGCAGTCATTACTTCCTTTTGACTTGAATCATGATATTGTAAAAAGTTTAGCTAAAACGAATCGCCTTTTAGTCATCGACGAAGATGTTCCTGGTGGTGCTTCGGCTTATCTTTTACAACAAATTACAGAAATTCAAGATGGTTACAAATACTTAGACAGCAAGCCTGAAACACTTACTGCCAAAGCACATCGCCCAGCTTATGGAACCGATGGAGATTATTTTTCAAAACCATCTGCTGAGGATATTTTCGAAAAAGTGTACAGTATGATGCACGAAAGTAATCCTGCTAAATTTCCTAGTTTATACTAA
- a CDS encoding peptidoglycan DD-metalloendopeptidase family protein, giving the protein MTSLEQVLQKLEGIKVIAPAVPYSSYVALDLSIHNQELTNYNLTTSVGFENYIENYLKENQANIAYGGYNETRNLYKRSHVFNTSEEEERNIHIGLDLWTTANTPILAALDGKIHSFQFNNQLGDYGPTIILEHQIDDHHFYTLYGHLSLESIQNLSKGQIVKKGEQIATLGKASVNGDYAPHLHFQIIKDIQDKEGDYPGVCSQSMLSFYLSNCPDPNLLLKINS; this is encoded by the coding sequence ATGACCTCACTTGAACAAGTACTACAAAAACTCGAAGGAATAAAAGTAATTGCTCCAGCAGTCCCTTATTCTTCCTATGTTGCCTTAGATTTATCTATTCACAATCAAGAATTAACAAACTATAATCTAACTACTTCTGTCGGTTTTGAAAATTATATCGAAAACTATTTAAAGGAAAATCAAGCTAACATCGCTTATGGCGGATATAACGAAACAAGAAACTTATATAAAAGAAGCCACGTGTTCAATACTTCAGAGGAAGAGGAACGCAATATACACATTGGATTAGATTTATGGACAACTGCTAATACCCCTATTCTAGCTGCGTTAGATGGAAAAATTCACAGCTTTCAATTCAATAATCAATTAGGAGATTACGGCCCAACTATTATTCTAGAACATCAAATTGACGACCACCATTTCTACACTTTATACGGACACTTGTCCCTAGAGAGCATTCAAAACCTTTCCAAAGGACAAATTGTAAAAAAAGGAGAACAAATAGCCACATTAGGAAAAGCAAGCGTAAATGGCGACTATGCACCTCATTTGCATTTCCAAATCATAAAAGATATTCAGGATAAAGAAGGTGATTATCCAGGAGTATGTAGTCAAAGTATGCTTTCTTTTTATTTATCCAATTGTCCAGACCCTAATTTATTATTAAAAATCAACTCATAA
- a CDS encoding nuclear transport factor 2 family protein has product MHPNEQLIHKFYTAFQNGDALTMKECYHPDIQFRDPAFGLLKEEQASMMWKMLLERAKGAIKIEYNEVKADDTYGTAKWVAHYTFSQTNRKVVNHIAAEFEFKDGLIYKHTDNFNVWKWSQQAMGWKGYLLGWTGFFQKKIQEKALYSLKKYSER; this is encoded by the coding sequence ATGCATCCAAACGAACAACTCATCCATAAATTCTACACAGCTTTTCAGAATGGAGACGCCCTTACTATGAAAGAATGCTACCATCCCGACATTCAATTTCGTGACCCTGCTTTTGGACTTTTAAAAGAAGAACAAGCCAGTATGATGTGGAAAATGCTTTTAGAAAGAGCCAAAGGTGCTATAAAAATTGAGTACAATGAAGTTAAAGCAGATGATACTTATGGCACAGCAAAATGGGTTGCACATTACACTTTTTCACAAACTAACCGAAAAGTAGTTAATCATATTGCCGCTGAATTTGAATTCAAAGATGGGCTTATATACAAACATACCGATAACTTCAATGTATGGAAATGGTCGCAACAAGCGATGGGATGGAAAGGATATTTACTAGGCTGGACAGGCTTTTTCCAAAAGAAAATTCAAGAAAAAGCATTGTATTCGTTAAAAAAATATAGTGAACGTTAA
- a CDS encoding inorganic phosphate transporter has translation MEFTLLIIIIVLALIFDYINGFHDAANAIATVVATKVLSPFQAVLWAAFFNFLAYWVFGFGVADTVAKTASTMDINLVVILAGVIAAICWNLLTWWLGIPSSSSHTLIGGFAGAAIAHAGFGVVTWFKEGKDGGLPSGVLIVIAFIVLAPLLGALISYLISIWLLNSSKKSIYPKIFTLSIMAVTVWFVEKQMKYYADIEKPRFDSHFWSVAFEAHNIKWLLVAFIVLSISTFCLIFSSLNIHQANSWLKKFQLLSSAAFSLGHGGNDSQKVMGIIAAAVAVYIHTSGVAQESLPDWLQVILPNDDKEIKGAMPSWIPLACYTAIAAGTLSGGWKIVKTMGSKITKVSSFEGVAAETAGALTLYFTEHLKIPVSTTHTITGSIIGVGLTKRVSAVRWGVTVSLMWAWVLTIPISALLAAITYYILSIFL, from the coding sequence ATGGAATTTACTTTATTAATAATAATTATTGTTTTAGCATTAATTTTTGATTACATCAATGGTTTTCATGATGCAGCTAATGCAATTGCTACCGTGGTTGCGACAAAGGTACTTTCTCCTTTTCAAGCGGTATTATGGGCAGCTTTCTTTAACTTTTTAGCCTATTGGGTATTTGGTTTTGGTGTAGCTGACACCGTTGCAAAGACAGCAAGTACAATGGATATAAATCTTGTTGTGATTTTGGCTGGGGTTATAGCAGCGATTTGTTGGAACTTACTAACTTGGTGGTTAGGTATTCCTTCAAGTTCTTCTCATACTTTGATAGGTGGTTTTGCTGGAGCAGCCATAGCTCACGCAGGTTTTGGCGTGGTTACTTGGTTCAAAGAAGGAAAAGATGGAGGTTTGCCTTCTGGTGTTTTAATCGTTATAGCATTTATCGTTTTAGCGCCTTTGTTGGGAGCTTTGATTTCTTATTTAATTTCAATTTGGTTATTAAATTCTTCTAAGAAAAGCATTTACCCAAAAATATTTACCTTGTCAATAATGGCAGTAACTGTTTGGTTTGTTGAAAAACAAATGAAGTATTATGCAGATATTGAAAAACCAAGATTTGATTCACACTTTTGGAGCGTAGCTTTTGAAGCGCACAATATCAAATGGTTATTAGTTGCATTTATTGTTTTGTCAATAAGTACTTTCTGTTTGATTTTTAGTAGTTTAAATATTCATCAAGCGAATTCGTGGTTGAAAAAATTTCAATTACTGTCTTCTGCGGCTTTTAGTTTAGGACACGGTGGAAACGATTCTCAAAAAGTAATGGGAATTATTGCAGCAGCAGTAGCCGTATATATTCATACTAGTGGAGTGGCTCAAGAATCTTTGCCAGATTGGTTGCAAGTGATTTTACCTAATGATGATAAAGAGATAAAAGGAGCAATGCCATCTTGGATTCCTTTAGCTTGTTATACTGCTATTGCGGCAGGTACATTGAGTGGTGGTTGGAAAATTGTGAAAACAATGGGTTCTAAAATCACTAAAGTATCATCCTTCGAAGGTGTTGCTGCCGAAACAGCTGGTGCTTTGACCTTATATTTCACAGAACATCTTAAAATTCCAGTTAGTACTACTCACACCATTACAGGTTCTATTATTGGTGTAGGATTGACCAAAAGAGTTTCTGCAGTGCGTTGGGGGGTAACCGTAAGTTTAATGTGGGCTTGGGTATTAACCATTCCTATTTCAGCATTGTTAGCGGCAATTACTTATTATATACTAAGTATCTTTTTGTAG
- a CDS encoding DUF47 domain-containing protein: protein MTLNSVFQFLVPKDKKFFPLFEEASSNLIELASNLHEAVNLPLKEREVLFLKIDELEQRGEDLTRQTNLELSRNFITPFDREDIHSLITSIDNVADNLHGAASRMRLYQVDKITKSIRKLTEINLEACQHIDAAVKELKNLERMKTITTACAKINKLENKSDNVYNKAVFEIFENETDVKNIIKYKEVLSVLETATDKCKSVASVLESITVKHS from the coding sequence ATGACATTAAATAGTGTTTTCCAATTTTTAGTACCAAAGGACAAAAAGTTTTTTCCTTTATTTGAAGAGGCATCAAGTAACTTAATTGAATTAGCTTCTAACTTGCACGAAGCAGTGAACTTACCTTTAAAGGAAAGAGAAGTTTTGTTTTTAAAAATTGATGAATTAGAACAGCGTGGCGAAGATTTAACGCGTCAAACCAATCTAGAGTTAAGTAGAAATTTTATTACTCCTTTTGATAGAGAAGATATACACTCATTGATAACTTCAATTGATAACGTGGCCGATAATTTACATGGTGCAGCTAGTAGAATGCGTTTGTATCAAGTAGATAAAATCACTAAATCTATTCGTAAATTAACAGAAATTAACCTTGAAGCTTGTCAGCATATTGACGCTGCTGTTAAAGAGTTGAAAAATTTAGAACGAATGAAAACCATTACTACGGCTTGTGCTAAAATCAATAAATTAGAAAACAAGTCGGATAATGTATACAATAAAGCTGTTTTTGAAATTTTTGAAAACGAAACTGACGTAAAAAATATTATTAAATATAAAGAAGTACTTTCTGTATTAGAAACTGCTACGGATAAATGTAAAAGTGTAGCTAGTGTATTGGAATCAATCACTGTAAAACACTCGTAA
- the hutH gene encoding histidine ammonia-lyase, which yields MDNTHYISTELLTFEALQEIITFQKTIALSEEAKVNIQKCRDFLDKKMATHNEPIYGINTGFGSLCNVKISNENLSKLQENLVKSHACGTGEEVPTAIVQLMLLLKIQSLSYGHSGVQLQTVERLVDFYNNGIYPVVYTLGSLGASGDLAPLAHLSLPLIGEGEVYFEGKKRNSSEIMTKFQWEPIVLQSKEGLALLNGTQFMAAYGAHILIKGYKLSYFADLIGAISLEAFDGRIEPFNELIHYIRPHKGQIVTAQRINEFLEGSQIIEQTKSHVQDPYSFRCIPQVHGASKDAMEYVKKVFKTEINSVTDNPNIFIESDQIISGGNFHGQPLALALDFMAIALAELGSISERRTYQLISGLRNLPAFLVDNPGLNSGFMIPQYTAASIASQNKQLATPSSVDSIVSSNGQEDHVSMGANGATKCLKVLDNLERILAIELMNASQAIEFRRPLQSSEFIEMFLASYRQEVPFVSEDRILHYDIEKTILFLDSFHIEDDLLTLN from the coding sequence ATGGATAATACGCATTATATTTCTACCGAACTCCTTACTTTTGAAGCATTACAAGAGATTATTACCTTTCAAAAGACCATTGCCCTCTCTGAAGAAGCTAAAGTAAATATTCAGAAATGTAGGGATTTCTTGGATAAAAAAATGGCCACTCATAACGAACCTATTTATGGCATAAATACGGGTTTTGGTTCTTTGTGTAATGTGAAAATTTCGAATGAAAATTTATCGAAGTTACAGGAGAATTTAGTTAAATCGCATGCTTGTGGCACTGGTGAAGAAGTTCCGACTGCTATTGTTCAATTGATGTTGTTATTGAAGATTCAATCATTAAGCTATGGTCACTCTGGAGTGCAATTGCAAACGGTTGAGCGCTTGGTTGATTTTTACAATAATGGAATCTATCCTGTTGTATATACATTGGGATCTCTTGGAGCATCAGGAGATTTGGCACCTTTAGCACATTTGTCATTGCCTTTAATTGGTGAAGGTGAAGTGTATTTTGAAGGAAAAAAAAGGAACTCGTCTGAGATAATGACAAAGTTTCAATGGGAGCCAATTGTTTTGCAGTCCAAAGAAGGTTTGGCTTTGTTAAATGGGACACAATTTATGGCTGCTTATGGCGCGCACATTCTTATAAAAGGATATAAATTATCTTATTTCGCTGATTTGATAGGAGCGATTTCTCTTGAAGCTTTTGATGGACGAATTGAACCGTTTAATGAATTGATACATTATATTCGACCACACAAAGGTCAAATTGTAACAGCACAACGTATAAATGAATTCTTAGAAGGTAGTCAGATTATTGAACAAACCAAATCGCATGTGCAAGACCCTTATTCCTTTCGTTGTATCCCACAAGTGCATGGAGCGTCAAAAGATGCTATGGAATATGTGAAGAAAGTTTTTAAAACTGAGATAAATTCTGTTACTGATAACCCAAATATTTTTATAGAAAGTGACCAAATCATTTCTGGTGGTAATTTTCATGGACAACCTTTGGCTTTGGCTTTAGATTTTATGGCGATTGCATTGGCTGAGTTAGGAAGTATTTCAGAAAGGAGAACTTATCAATTAATTTCAGGCTTGCGAAATCTTCCAGCCTTTTTGGTTGACAATCCAGGATTAAATTCTGGTTTTATGATTCCACAATACACGGCTGCAAGTATTGCAAGTCAAAACAAGCAATTGGCTACTCCTTCAAGTGTTGATAGTATTGTTTCTAGCAATGGTCAGGAAGACCATGTAAGTATGGGGGCTAATGGAGCTACAAAATGTTTGAAAGTGCTAGATAATTTAGAACGAATTTTGGCAATTGAATTGATGAATGCTTCACAAGCTATTGAATTCAGAAGACCTTTGCAGTCAAGTGAATTTATAGAAATGTTTTTAGCTTCCTATAGACAAGAAGTTCCTTTTGTAAGCGAAGATAGAATATTGCATTACGATATTGAAAAAACCATTTTGTTTCTTGACAGTTTTCATATCGAAGATGATTTGTTAACGTTAAATTAA
- the thrA gene encoding bifunctional aspartate kinase/homoserine dehydrogenase I yields MRVLKFGGTSVANADNIKLVIAIITKKAEKEPLAVVVSALSKVTDLLQLAAHKAANNDENFREIVLEIEKKHLDTLKQLIPVSEQSALLSHIKRIINHLETLLDGCFLLGELSPRTADTILSFGELLSSFIIAEALKQNPKSTNYKDSRELIKTNATFGKASVNFEVSNRLIQDYFTTNTSKVVLLPGFIGATEDGITTTLGRGGSDYSAAILASALAVDELEIWTDVNGMYTANPKLVKQAQPIATISYQEAMELSHFGAKVLYPPTIQPVLRKNIPILIKNTFEPQAEGTFISNTIAANGSPVKGISHIDNITLITLEGSGMIGVAGSSKRLFEVLSNESINVIFITQASSEHSICIGILNSDAENAEIAINKAFEIEITQNKVEPCIVEKNLCIIALVGENMKNHQGLSGRMFSTLGKNNVNIRAIAQGASERNISVVINERDVKKALNTLHENFFEENTKQLNLFVMGVGNVGEKFMEQIHQQKKFLKENLKINLRLIAVSNSRNMYFDEDGMPLKEWSSLLANGEPANAEAFISKVKELNLRNSIFVDITANESVSKLYEQFLRQNVAVVTCNKIACSSAYANYQNLKNLSRKYNAPFLFETNVGAGLPIIDTVKNLIASGDKVHKIQAVLSGSLNFIFNKFGPNYSFHDVVKEAGVQGFTEPDPKIDLSGVDVARKILILIRESGYQMEIENIENLSFLPDECMKTTNNEDFFKSLLTNASHFEELLKEANEKESRLKFVAQFENGKANVGLQFIAKDHPFYNLEGKDNIVLFYTDRYVDQPLLIKGAGAGAAVTASGIFADVIRIGNV; encoded by the coding sequence ATGAGAGTATTAAAATTTGGCGGAACTTCAGTAGCCAATGCAGATAATATAAAACTAGTAATTGCGATAATAACTAAAAAAGCAGAAAAAGAACCACTAGCAGTAGTCGTTTCCGCCTTGAGCAAAGTCACAGATTTACTACAACTAGCCGCCCATAAAGCTGCTAATAATGACGAAAACTTTAGAGAAATTGTTCTAGAAATAGAAAAAAAACACCTAGACACCTTAAAACAATTAATTCCAGTAAGCGAACAAAGTGCTTTATTGAGTCACATCAAGCGCATTATTAATCATTTAGAAACATTGTTGGATGGTTGTTTCTTATTGGGTGAATTATCCCCGAGAACAGCCGATACCATTTTAAGTTTTGGTGAATTATTATCTTCATTTATCATAGCCGAAGCTTTGAAACAAAACCCAAAAAGCACCAATTACAAAGACAGTCGCGAACTCATTAAAACCAACGCAACTTTTGGAAAAGCAAGCGTGAATTTTGAAGTAAGCAATCGTCTTATACAGGATTACTTTACAACAAATACTTCTAAAGTAGTACTCCTTCCTGGTTTCATTGGAGCAACTGAGGATGGAATCACTACTACTCTTGGACGTGGAGGCTCAGATTATTCGGCAGCAATTCTTGCTAGTGCATTAGCAGTTGACGAGCTAGAAATTTGGACAGATGTAAACGGAATGTATACTGCTAATCCTAAATTGGTAAAACAAGCACAACCTATTGCCACTATCTCTTATCAAGAAGCTATGGAGTTGTCTCATTTTGGGGCTAAAGTTTTATATCCGCCTACCATTCAGCCAGTACTAAGAAAAAACATTCCAATACTTATTAAAAACACTTTTGAGCCCCAAGCAGAAGGAACTTTTATTTCGAATACAATTGCTGCTAATGGTTCACCTGTAAAAGGAATCAGTCATATCGATAACATCACTCTTATTACTCTCGAAGGTTCTGGAATGATTGGTGTAGCGGGTTCCTCAAAACGTCTTTTTGAAGTACTTTCGAATGAAAGTATCAATGTTATCTTCATCACACAAGCTTCTTCAGAACATTCGATTTGTATTGGTATTTTGAATTCTGATGCAGAAAATGCAGAAATCGCCATCAACAAAGCGTTTGAAATTGAAATTACTCAAAACAAAGTCGAACCTTGTATCGTTGAGAAAAACCTTTGTATTATTGCTTTAGTAGGCGAAAACATGAAGAACCATCAAGGGCTCAGCGGACGTATGTTTAGTACACTTGGAAAAAACAATGTCAATATTCGAGCCATTGCGCAAGGGGCTTCAGAGAGAAATATATCTGTGGTTATCAATGAAAGAGATGTCAAAAAAGCCTTGAATACTTTGCACGAAAATTTCTTTGAAGAAAACACCAAACAACTCAACTTATTTGTGATGGGCGTGGGTAATGTAGGTGAAAAATTTATGGAACAAATTCACCAACAAAAGAAATTCCTAAAAGAAAATCTAAAAATCAATTTGCGTTTAATAGCTGTTTCTAATTCTAGAAACATGTATTTTGATGAAGATGGTATGCCGCTCAAAGAGTGGTCATCACTTTTAGCAAATGGTGAACCTGCAAATGCCGAGGCTTTTATTTCCAAAGTAAAAGAACTCAATTTACGCAATAGTATATTTGTCGACATTACTGCCAATGAAAGTGTGTCTAAGCTTTATGAACAATTTTTAAGACAAAACGTAGCAGTAGTGACTTGCAACAAAATTGCATGTTCATCGGCATATGCCAATTATCAAAACCTTAAAAATCTATCTCGAAAATACAATGCTCCTTTCTTATTCGAAACCAATGTAGGTGCAGGTTTACCAATAATTGACACAGTCAAAAACCTAATTGCATCAGGAGACAAAGTGCACAAAATTCAAGCGGTTTTATCCGGAAGTTTGAATTTTATCTTTAATAAGTTCGGTCCAAATTATTCTTTTCACGATGTTGTAAAAGAAGCAGGCGTTCAAGGATTCACAGAACCTGACCCAAAAATCGATTTGAGCGGAGTTGATGTAGCAAGAAAGATTTTAATCCTTATTAGAGAAAGCGGTTATCAAATGGAAATTGAAAATATAGAGAACCTTTCTTTTTTACCAGATGAATGTATGAAGACAACTAACAATGAAGATTTTTTCAAATCACTCCTTACAAATGCCTCACATTTTGAGGAATTATTAAAAGAAGCTAACGAAAAAGAATCCCGTCTCAAATTTGTTGCCCAATTCGAAAACGGCAAAGCCAATGTCGGATTACAATTCATCGCCAAAGATCATCCGTTTTATAACTTAGAAGGAAAAGACAACATTGTGTTATTCTACACCGATCGCTATGTAGACCAACCTTTATTGATTAAGGGTGCTGGTGCAGGAGCAGCTGTTACTGCTTCAGGAATTTTTGCCGATGTAATTCGTATTGGAAATGTGTAA
- a CDS encoding homoserine kinase: MKEIKLFCPATIANLSCGFDVLGLCLATAGDEMIVRTSSEKGVRITKIVGADLPLETEKNVAGVAALALLEAFETEMGFEIEIYKNIKAGSGIGSSAASSAGAVFGINELLGRPFSRKELVQFAMQGEKLASGNAHADNVAPCLLGGFTLVRSSNPLDIIKIDSPTELYATVVHPQIELKTSDARSVLKQTVSLKSAITQWGNVGGLIAGLYTQDYDLIGRSLHDEIIEPVRSMLIPGFDTIKQTAYENGALGSGISGSGPSIFALSRGEKTAKKIADAMSKVYEEMNLPYEIHVSKINPDGVAIIA, translated from the coding sequence ATGAAAGAAATAAAACTATTTTGTCCAGCTACTATTGCTAATCTTTCTTGTGGATTTGATGTATTGGGCTTGTGTTTGGCCACTGCAGGCGACGAAATGATTGTTCGGACTTCTTCCGAAAAAGGGGTTCGAATTACCAAAATCGTAGGCGCTGATTTGCCTTTAGAAACCGAGAAAAATGTAGCAGGAGTTGCTGCTTTGGCATTACTAGAAGCTTTTGAAACAGAAATGGGTTTTGAAATCGAAATCTACAAAAACATTAAAGCTGGAAGTGGCATTGGAAGCAGCGCCGCAAGTTCTGCTGGAGCCGTTTTCGGAATTAACGAATTGCTTGGAAGGCCTTTTTCACGCAAAGAATTGGTACAATTTGCAATGCAAGGCGAAAAACTAGCCAGTGGCAATGCACATGCTGACAATGTCGCTCCTTGCCTTTTGGGTGGTTTCACTTTAGTGAGAAGTTCCAATCCTTTAGACATTATCAAAATCGACAGTCCGACAGAATTATACGCTACGGTAGTTCATCCACAAATTGAACTCAAGACTTCGGATGCGCGTTCGGTTTTAAAACAAACTGTTTCCCTAAAAAGTGCTATTACTCAATGGGGCAATGTGGGTGGTTTAATCGCTGGTTTGTACACCCAAGATTATGACCTTATTGGGCGATCACTCCATGACGAAATCATAGAACCCGTTCGCAGTATGTTGATTCCAGGTTTTGATACCATCAAACAAACTGCCTACGAAAACGGCGCTTTGGGATCTGGAATTTCAGGTTCTGGCCCTTCAATTTTTGCGTTGAGTAGAGGTGAAAAAACAGCCAAAAAGATTGCCGATGCAATGAGCAAAGTTTATGAAGAAATGAATTTGCCCTACGAAATCCACGTGTCGAAAATTAATCCAGATGGAGTTGCTATAATTGCATAG